The proteins below come from a single Rosa rugosa chromosome 2, drRosRugo1.1, whole genome shotgun sequence genomic window:
- the LOC133732522 gene encoding amino acid transporter AVT1I-like isoform X5, whose product MELDSLKVEKIESQIQPLEPNKGTTFFRTCFNGLNTLSGVGILSIPFALSQGGWLSLVLLFSIAILCWYTGLLLQRCMDSNPHIKTYPDIGQAAFGRKGRVAISIFMYLELYLVAVEFLILEGDNLNQLFPNVSFNMGGHTIGVFPTLCNSMKDRSQFPKVLLVCFITSTITYGSMAVLGYLMFGEYLKSQVTLNLPVQKISAKVAIFITIVNPLTKYAIIITPIATAIEDSRHFCNSHAIISIMVRTGIVISTVCVALMVPFFGYVMAFVGAFLSVTVSILLPCLFYLKINNVARRFDFELMTIVGIMVMGSFVGVVGTYTSLKEIVNHL is encoded by the exons ATGGAGTTGGACTCCCTCAAAGTAGAGAAGATAGAGAGCCAAATTCAACCACTTGAACCAAACAAAGGCACCACCTTTTTCAGAACCTGTTTCAATGGACTCAACACACTATCAG GTGTGGGAATACTATCAATTCCATTTGCTCTATCTCAGGGAGGGTGGTTGAGCTTAGTGCTTCTCTTCTCGATAGCAATCCTATGTTGGTATACAGGGCTGCTTCTACAGCGATGTATGGACTCAAATCCGCACATAAAAACTTATCCCGACATTGGTCAAGCTGCTTTTGGACGCAAAGGAAGAGTGGCCATATCCATCTTTATGTATCTTGAGCTGTATTTAGTTGCAGTTGAATTTCTAATACTAGAAGGTGATAACTTAAACCAGTTGTTTCCAAACGTGAGTTTTAACATGGGAGGCCACACAATTGGAG TTTTTCCCACATTATGCAATTCCATGAAAGATAGAAGCCAATTCCCCAAG GTATTGCTTGTTTGCTTCATAACAAGCACCATCACCTATGGATCCATGGCCGTTTTGGGTTACTTGATGTTTGGAGAATATTTGAAGTCCCAAGTGACATTAAATCTTCCTGTACAAAAAATTAGTGCAAAAGTAGCAATTTTCATCACAATAGTCAACCCCCTGACTAAGTATGCAATTATAATCACTCCAATTGCTACTGCTATAGAGGACTCACGCCATTTTTGCAACAGTCATGCTATTATCAGCATCATGGTGAGGACGGGGATTGTGATCAGCACCGTATGTGTGGCATTGATGGTTCCATTTTTCGGCTATGTCATGGCATTCGTCGGTGCTTTTCTGAGTGTAACTGTCTCAATATTATTGCCGTGCCTGTTCTACCTGAAGATTAACAATGTTGCTCGTAGGTTTGACTTCGAGTTGATGACAATTGTTGGGATTATGGTGATGGGATCTTTTGTTGGCGTAGTGGGCACTTACACTTCTCTGAAAGAAATTGTAAACCATCTCTAA
- the LOC133732522 gene encoding amino acid transporter AVT1I-like isoform X4 — protein MELDSLKVEKIESQIQPLEPNKGTTFFRTCFNGLNTLSGVGILSIPFALSQGGWLSLVLLFSIAILCWYTGLLLQRCMDSNPHIKTYPDIGQAAFGRKGRVAISIFMYLELYLVAVEFLILEGDNLNQLFPNVSFNMGGHTIGAGGVLASIILVACVFWVGAIDNVGFHERVFPTLCNSMKDRSQFPKVLLVCFITSTITYGSMAVLGYLMFGEYLKSQVTLNLPVQKISAKVAIFITIVNPLTKYAIIITPIATAIEDSRHFCNSHAIISIMVRTGIVISTVCVALMVPFFGYVMAFVGAFLSVTVSILLPCLFYLKINNVARRFDFELMTIVGIMVMGSFVGVVGTYTSLKEIVNHL, from the exons ATGGAGTTGGACTCCCTCAAAGTAGAGAAGATAGAGAGCCAAATTCAACCACTTGAACCAAACAAAGGCACCACCTTTTTCAGAACCTGTTTCAATGGACTCAACACACTATCAG GTGTGGGAATACTATCAATTCCATTTGCTCTATCTCAGGGAGGGTGGTTGAGCTTAGTGCTTCTCTTCTCGATAGCAATCCTATGTTGGTATACAGGGCTGCTTCTACAGCGATGTATGGACTCAAATCCGCACATAAAAACTTATCCCGACATTGGTCAAGCTGCTTTTGGACGCAAAGGAAGAGTGGCCATATCCATCTTTATGTATCTTGAGCTGTATTTAGTTGCAGTTGAATTTCTAATACTAGAAGGTGATAACTTAAACCAGTTGTTTCCAAACGTGAGTTTTAACATGGGAGGCCACACAATTGGAG CTGGAGGGGTTTTGGCTTCGATTATTTTGGTTGCTTGTGTTTTTTGGGTTGGTGCTATTGATAATGTGGGATTTCATGAAAGAG TTTTTCCCACATTATGCAATTCCATGAAAGATAGAAGCCAATTCCCCAAG GTATTGCTTGTTTGCTTCATAACAAGCACCATCACCTATGGATCCATGGCCGTTTTGGGTTACTTGATGTTTGGAGAATATTTGAAGTCCCAAGTGACATTAAATCTTCCTGTACAAAAAATTAGTGCAAAAGTAGCAATTTTCATCACAATAGTCAACCCCCTGACTAAGTATGCAATTATAATCACTCCAATTGCTACTGCTATAGAGGACTCACGCCATTTTTGCAACAGTCATGCTATTATCAGCATCATGGTGAGGACGGGGATTGTGATCAGCACCGTATGTGTGGCATTGATGGTTCCATTTTTCGGCTATGTCATGGCATTCGTCGGTGCTTTTCTGAGTGTAACTGTCTCAATATTATTGCCGTGCCTGTTCTACCTGAAGATTAACAATGTTGCTCGTAGGTTTGACTTCGAGTTGATGACAATTGTTGGGATTATGGTGATGGGATCTTTTGTTGGCGTAGTGGGCACTTACACTTCTCTGAAAGAAATTGTAAACCATCTCTAA
- the LOC133732522 gene encoding amino acid transporter AVT1I-like isoform X2 codes for MELDSLKVEKIESQIQPLEPNKGTTFFRTCFNGLNTLSGVGILSIPFALSQGGWLSLVLLFSIAILCWYTGLLLQRCMDSNPHIKTYPDIGQAAFGRKGRVAISIFMYLELYLVAVEFLILEGDNLNQLFPNVSFNMGGHTIGGKQCFVLATALVILPTTWLKSLGLLAYISAGGVLASIILVACVFWVGAIDNVGFHERVFPTLCNSMKDRSQFPKVLLVCFITSTITYGSMAVLGYLMFGEYLKSQVTLNLPVQKISAKVAIFITIVNPLTKYAIIITPIATAIEDSRHFCNSHAIISIMVRTGIVISTVCVALMVPFFGYVMAFVGAFLSVTVSILLPCLFYLKINNVARRFDFELMTIVGIMVMGSFVGVVGTYTSLKEIVNHL; via the exons ATGGAGTTGGACTCCCTCAAAGTAGAGAAGATAGAGAGCCAAATTCAACCACTTGAACCAAACAAAGGCACCACCTTTTTCAGAACCTGTTTCAATGGACTCAACACACTATCAG GTGTGGGAATACTATCAATTCCATTTGCTCTATCTCAGGGAGGGTGGTTGAGCTTAGTGCTTCTCTTCTCGATAGCAATCCTATGTTGGTATACAGGGCTGCTTCTACAGCGATGTATGGACTCAAATCCGCACATAAAAACTTATCCCGACATTGGTCAAGCTGCTTTTGGACGCAAAGGAAGAGTGGCCATATCCATCTTTATGTATCTTGAGCTGTATTTAGTTGCAGTTGAATTTCTAATACTAGAAGGTGATAACTTAAACCAGTTGTTTCCAAACGTGAGTTTTAACATGGGAGGCCACACAATTGGAGGTAAGCAATGCTTTGTTTTAGCCACTGCCCTTGTAATACTGCCAACTACATGGTTGAAGAGCTTGGGATTGCTGGCATATATTTCAGCTGGAGGGGTTTTGGCTTCGATTATTTTGGTTGCTTGTGTTTTTTGGGTTGGTGCTATTGATAATGTGGGATTTCATGAAAGAG TTTTTCCCACATTATGCAATTCCATGAAAGATAGAAGCCAATTCCCCAAG GTATTGCTTGTTTGCTTCATAACAAGCACCATCACCTATGGATCCATGGCCGTTTTGGGTTACTTGATGTTTGGAGAATATTTGAAGTCCCAAGTGACATTAAATCTTCCTGTACAAAAAATTAGTGCAAAAGTAGCAATTTTCATCACAATAGTCAACCCCCTGACTAAGTATGCAATTATAATCACTCCAATTGCTACTGCTATAGAGGACTCACGCCATTTTTGCAACAGTCATGCTATTATCAGCATCATGGTGAGGACGGGGATTGTGATCAGCACCGTATGTGTGGCATTGATGGTTCCATTTTTCGGCTATGTCATGGCATTCGTCGGTGCTTTTCTGAGTGTAACTGTCTCAATATTATTGCCGTGCCTGTTCTACCTGAAGATTAACAATGTTGCTCGTAGGTTTGACTTCGAGTTGATGACAATTGTTGGGATTATGGTGATGGGATCTTTTGTTGGCGTAGTGGGCACTTACACTTCTCTGAAAGAAATTGTAAACCATCTCTAA
- the LOC133732522 gene encoding amino acid transporter AVT1I-like isoform X1: MELDSLKVEKIESQIQPLEPNKGTTFFRTCFNGLNTLSGVGILSIPFALSQGGWLSLVLLFSIAILCWYTGLLLQRCMDSNPHIKTYPDIGQAAFGRKGRVAISIFMYLELYLVAVEFLILEGDNLNQLFPNVSFNMGGHTIGGKQCFVLATALVILPTTWLKSLGLLAYISAGGVLASIILVACVFWVGAIDNVGFHERGDLLNWKGLPTAISLYIFCYCGHAVFPTLCNSMKDRSQFPKVLLVCFITSTITYGSMAVLGYLMFGEYLKSQVTLNLPVQKISAKVAIFITIVNPLTKYAIIITPIATAIEDSRHFCNSHAIISIMVRTGIVISTVCVALMVPFFGYVMAFVGAFLSVTVSILLPCLFYLKINNVARRFDFELMTIVGIMVMGSFVGVVGTYTSLKEIVNHL; encoded by the exons ATGGAGTTGGACTCCCTCAAAGTAGAGAAGATAGAGAGCCAAATTCAACCACTTGAACCAAACAAAGGCACCACCTTTTTCAGAACCTGTTTCAATGGACTCAACACACTATCAG GTGTGGGAATACTATCAATTCCATTTGCTCTATCTCAGGGAGGGTGGTTGAGCTTAGTGCTTCTCTTCTCGATAGCAATCCTATGTTGGTATACAGGGCTGCTTCTACAGCGATGTATGGACTCAAATCCGCACATAAAAACTTATCCCGACATTGGTCAAGCTGCTTTTGGACGCAAAGGAAGAGTGGCCATATCCATCTTTATGTATCTTGAGCTGTATTTAGTTGCAGTTGAATTTCTAATACTAGAAGGTGATAACTTAAACCAGTTGTTTCCAAACGTGAGTTTTAACATGGGAGGCCACACAATTGGAGGTAAGCAATGCTTTGTTTTAGCCACTGCCCTTGTAATACTGCCAACTACATGGTTGAAGAGCTTGGGATTGCTGGCATATATTTCAGCTGGAGGGGTTTTGGCTTCGATTATTTTGGTTGCTTGTGTTTTTTGGGTTGGTGCTATTGATAATGTGGGATTTCATGAAAGAGGTGATCTCCTGAATTGGAAAGGATTGCCTACTGCTATTAGCTTGTATATATTCTGTTACTGTGGTCATGCAGTTTTTCCCACATTATGCAATTCCATGAAAGATAGAAGCCAATTCCCCAAG GTATTGCTTGTTTGCTTCATAACAAGCACCATCACCTATGGATCCATGGCCGTTTTGGGTTACTTGATGTTTGGAGAATATTTGAAGTCCCAAGTGACATTAAATCTTCCTGTACAAAAAATTAGTGCAAAAGTAGCAATTTTCATCACAATAGTCAACCCCCTGACTAAGTATGCAATTATAATCACTCCAATTGCTACTGCTATAGAGGACTCACGCCATTTTTGCAACAGTCATGCTATTATCAGCATCATGGTGAGGACGGGGATTGTGATCAGCACCGTATGTGTGGCATTGATGGTTCCATTTTTCGGCTATGTCATGGCATTCGTCGGTGCTTTTCTGAGTGTAACTGTCTCAATATTATTGCCGTGCCTGTTCTACCTGAAGATTAACAATGTTGCTCGTAGGTTTGACTTCGAGTTGATGACAATTGTTGGGATTATGGTGATGGGATCTTTTGTTGGCGTAGTGGGCACTTACACTTCTCTGAAAGAAATTGTAAACCATCTCTAA
- the LOC133732522 gene encoding amino acid transporter AVT1I-like isoform X3 translates to MELDSLKVEKIESQIQPLEPNKGTTFFRTCFNGLNTLSGVGILSIPFALSQGGWLSLVLLFSIAILCWYTGLLLQRCMDSNPHIKTYPDIGQAAFGRKGRVAISIFMYLELYLVAVEFLILEGDNLNQLFPNVSFNMGGHTIGAGGVLASIILVACVFWVGAIDNVGFHERGDLLNWKGLPTAISLYIFCYCGHAVFPTLCNSMKDRSQFPKVLLVCFITSTITYGSMAVLGYLMFGEYLKSQVTLNLPVQKISAKVAIFITIVNPLTKYAIIITPIATAIEDSRHFCNSHAIISIMVRTGIVISTVCVALMVPFFGYVMAFVGAFLSVTVSILLPCLFYLKINNVARRFDFELMTIVGIMVMGSFVGVVGTYTSLKEIVNHL, encoded by the exons ATGGAGTTGGACTCCCTCAAAGTAGAGAAGATAGAGAGCCAAATTCAACCACTTGAACCAAACAAAGGCACCACCTTTTTCAGAACCTGTTTCAATGGACTCAACACACTATCAG GTGTGGGAATACTATCAATTCCATTTGCTCTATCTCAGGGAGGGTGGTTGAGCTTAGTGCTTCTCTTCTCGATAGCAATCCTATGTTGGTATACAGGGCTGCTTCTACAGCGATGTATGGACTCAAATCCGCACATAAAAACTTATCCCGACATTGGTCAAGCTGCTTTTGGACGCAAAGGAAGAGTGGCCATATCCATCTTTATGTATCTTGAGCTGTATTTAGTTGCAGTTGAATTTCTAATACTAGAAGGTGATAACTTAAACCAGTTGTTTCCAAACGTGAGTTTTAACATGGGAGGCCACACAATTGGAG CTGGAGGGGTTTTGGCTTCGATTATTTTGGTTGCTTGTGTTTTTTGGGTTGGTGCTATTGATAATGTGGGATTTCATGAAAGAGGTGATCTCCTGAATTGGAAAGGATTGCCTACTGCTATTAGCTTGTATATATTCTGTTACTGTGGTCATGCAGTTTTTCCCACATTATGCAATTCCATGAAAGATAGAAGCCAATTCCCCAAG GTATTGCTTGTTTGCTTCATAACAAGCACCATCACCTATGGATCCATGGCCGTTTTGGGTTACTTGATGTTTGGAGAATATTTGAAGTCCCAAGTGACATTAAATCTTCCTGTACAAAAAATTAGTGCAAAAGTAGCAATTTTCATCACAATAGTCAACCCCCTGACTAAGTATGCAATTATAATCACTCCAATTGCTACTGCTATAGAGGACTCACGCCATTTTTGCAACAGTCATGCTATTATCAGCATCATGGTGAGGACGGGGATTGTGATCAGCACCGTATGTGTGGCATTGATGGTTCCATTTTTCGGCTATGTCATGGCATTCGTCGGTGCTTTTCTGAGTGTAACTGTCTCAATATTATTGCCGTGCCTGTTCTACCTGAAGATTAACAATGTTGCTCGTAGGTTTGACTTCGAGTTGATGACAATTGTTGGGATTATGGTGATGGGATCTTTTGTTGGCGTAGTGGGCACTTACACTTCTCTGAAAGAAATTGTAAACCATCTCTAA